The genome window ACGTACATCGGGCAGGTCGTTGAAATTATTAAAAGGAATGATAGCGCCGATATAGATGAACGCGGCGCAGTtaaaaagaagatcgaTAACGTTCGAGAACACTGCGTCCTCTGTAGCTTTGTTGAAGAAACCGCTGTAATGTCGTCAGCGGGAAGCGAGAGATAAATCACAAGTAATACGTACTCCCAGGCAAAAGCACAACCGCAAGCGAAAGCAGAAAGCAGATCGTCACTGCCGAGTAAACTTGTAACACCTACATCGTGATCAGCTCATTGAATAATAATGAGGCCGGTCAACATGCTTACCAATGGACAGCACTGCCAAACTGACATACTGCGCGACGTAAGACTGCCTATCAATGAGACGTTTGCGCTCTGCAAACTTCATGAACTTGCGCGCACAGAATCCCAGAATGGCTCCGATCACCACACCAAGAATAATCTCGTAGGCCCTATAAGGGTACGTGTGAGTGATGAGGATAGCGATAACTGAGGGCGCTGAAATTAAACCTACGTACCAAGTCATGTAGAACCATTCTCCGACGGCATGGCCTGGGCTCGCATCGAGTAGGAGGTAGAGGGCGATGtagagaaagggaaaagcgGCCCCATCGTTACTCCCGCTTTCTGCGGAGAGAAGGTGGCGGATGTGGGCGGGGACGTGTTTGTCGGCGAACTTGCCTCCGATAACTGCCTGGGCCAAGATGGGATCTGTAGGGGTGACGCCCGCTGCAACCACGAGCGAGGCGAGAAATGTTAGGTCCGGTATCAGGCCCCAGATGAGGAGGGCGGAGACCATCCATCCCCAAACCATGCACGGGcccagaagaaagaagagcgatCGCCAGTGCCGCTTCATGTATGCCTTTGCCAAGCGGCTGATATTAGCACCGTCTTCTGGCCAACTGAATCATAAACTACCTACCTTGGGCAATTCAACGCCGACGGCGAACACGGATATAGCAATGACAACGCGAGTGACTTCCAGTGTAATGTCATCCGCGACCGTTTCAGATCCGCCCCCCCATCCTAAAGGATTGAAAAGATTGAGGCAGTGGGGACCAATGATGATACCGACCAAGGTCGCTATAGGTGCTTCACCGACATAgagcttctccttgacaAACAAACTGACCATGCCAAAGATGACCACAAAGCCGCCGAGAAAAGCGTATGCGAGATGGGGAACAGTAACTTCAAAGGGATGGAACGCGGTCATTGTGATTCAATAACTAGCGAGCGAGGTGCGAGTGACGGGAGTAGGGCAGCAGGAAAAATAAAAGTTTAGGTGGCGGTCGGCATGCCTGTACTTGGTTGTGCTTGTGCAGTATCTAGCAGAGCGCGCCTTGGATTTTCTGATGCAACGGAAGGGGCGGGCGATATCTGGCGTTTTGCGAGGGGATTAAAGGACTGGAAAGAATTAAGTGTATGTGTGTAGAAGAATGATACGATAATAAAAACAACCACTATCTCTGCCGAGCAATTTCCGAACATCTTCAAATAGATCATCATATCCAGCGGCTGCGCGTGAACCGATTCGGCGCTTCCGGCCGCAGCGGTCTTGGCATAAAATAATTAACATGCCACATGGCATAATCCCGTAAAGCCGAAATATACAACGAAAAAGAGATACGGCCGTCTTGAAGGGGTTTATAACCCAAATCATCCCACAATGTCTCCCCAAAACTTACTATACACATCCTTCAGAGCCACGCTCGCTCCCCTTGCAGGTCCATCCACACCCCGcgccttttcctcttctcagcGATCCCTTGTATCCACTCGCAAGCTCGTCGCAAAGAGACGCAAAGCTGCAAACCTCGCACTTCAAGCTTCCCGAGTGCGTAAACCGGACTCCATAGATCCTGTTCTGGGCCGTGTACAGTACAAGGGGGAAGCTCCTACAAATCCCTGGGAAGGATGTCGATTACAACGTGTTCTTTTGGACTATAATGCCATTGCCTACTCCATGCCTCCAGATTACACCGCCGGTGAACAACCCCGCTACCTCTTACCAGGCGTGAGCAAGGAAGACGCCGAGCTACTGTTCAACGCTGTGCCTCATGCGAGCACGGAGATTAGGTACGCCAGTGGACAAGGCAGTGAGAAAACAGAGCAGGAACAAGCGAGACAGAGcgagatgatgatgaggatccTGGATCTGAGAAATGCCAGCAAGGATGCCATCAATATTTTAAACAGGCAACGTGTGATTGATGAGTTTGGGGCGGGTGTTGACAGTGGTAGCTCTGCTGTTCAAGGTAGGCTTTGACAGCTCATTTGTCCCTTAAACCCTTTACTAACATCTCGCTTAGCCGCTTTATTAACCGCCAAAATTCACAATTTGTTATCACATATTGAAGGAAACCCTAGAGATACTTCGAACAAGCGAGCTCTTCGATTACTTGTTCAAGAGCGAGCTAGACATCTCAAAtactggaagaggaagcaggGAGAGGAGGCTTACGATAAGCTTTTGACCGATCTCGGTCTTCAGCGAGAAGCTGTCGAAGGCGAGCTATTCATCGGTTTTTAGGATGTGAGTCGTATTTCCATTATTATATCCTAGTCACCGTCTCTAGCGTGATGTTTTACCAAACCTGATTTAATGAGCCTGAGCCTCTTGGTCTGGACGACAACCTTTTGTGTACCTGATAATATCTTTCCTTTACATATTACAATACTTAATGCACACCCGACGAAAACACTGGCTAACAATCCATCGTCCTTAGACCATTATGGTTCCAACAATACCAAAatttctccctcttcaacaccTTTACCCTTTTCGGCCCTCACCTCGCCCACTATTCCGTCCCTTTCAGCTCTCAAATTgatctccatcttcatacTTTCCAGCACACACAACACT of Cryptococcus tetragattii IND107 chromosome 3, whole genome shotgun sequence contains these proteins:
- a CDS encoding mitochondrial 37S ribosomal protein uS15m — translated: MSPQNLLYTSFRATLAPLAGPSTPRAFSSSQRSLVSTRKLVAKRRKAANLALQASRVRKPDSIDPVLGRVQYKGEAPTNPWEGCRLQRVLLDYNAIAYSMPPDYTAGEQPRYLLPGVSKEDAELLFNAVPHASTEIRYASGQGSEKTEQEQARQSEMMMRILDLRNASKDAINILNRQRVIDEFGAGVDSGSSAVQAALLTAKIHNLLSHIEGNPRDTSNKRALRLLVQERARHLKYWKRKQGEEAYDKLLTDLGLQREAVEGELFIGF